The DNA segment AAAGCATTATTAGGATTAACTTTATTGACAACTGGTCTGGTTGCCAATGCAGAGCATTATTCTCAAGACATAAATAAGAATGATGACTTATTTTTCAACTTTAAGATTATGCATGGGGAAGATCAAAAAAATCCATTTGGACAACAGGATGACACTTATTTAGAGTTAGAATTTGGTGGAAGAAAAGGAATCTTGGACCTGTATGGTTATGTGGATTTAAAAAACTTTGCTGGTTCTACAGATGATGACTCTTATGGCGGAGACAACTTTTTTGCAGAGATCAAACCTAGATTCTCAATCGACGGGATGACTGGAAAAGACCTGTCTATCGGGCCGTTCAAAGAATGGTATATCTCTACCTGGATCAAGGCAGGAGATAGCGGTGCATTCGGTGGATTATGGCATAACGGTATTGGTCTGGGGACCGATGTGGAAGTACCTTGGTTCGGAACTACCGGGTTAAGTTTATTATCTACATATAAAAGAGAAGATTTTGGTTCAAGTGCAGAAGGTCACTGGGACGGGTATTCATTACAATGGAACTGGTTTAAACCATTACACTTCTTTGAAAACGGATCATTTGTATCTTACCAGGGATATGTTACATATGACTTCGGTGCTGATAAAATTGCTGAAGATGCAGGAAGAACTAAGGATTCATTACAATGGTACAATGGTATCTACTGGCATAACTCTGACTGGGCAATCGGTTACGGGTTAAAAGTATTCAACAACATGGCTAACTTTGACGATGGTTCAAGTGCAACTGGTGTAAAACAAGAGACTAGCGGAGTAGGACACTACTTCGATATCGGATATAAGTTTTAAAGATTACTAAATAATCTATATAGATACAGTAAAAGGGTGATTCATAGAATCACCCTTTTTTAATTTTATCTGATTACCTGAATATCATATCCATTATCTTTACTCGGATTAGATGGGTCATATGTTTGATCTTAGATGTTATTCCCTTCCTGTCTCCTCCAACTTCAACGACCTTATCTTTAATAGGTTCGGTGGGTTTTGCCTCTCTCAATAACTTAAAATCTTCTACATCTACCTTATACAAATTCCCCTGTTCTGTAGTCAGTATCAAGTTTTTTTCATCCTTTGTAAAGGCCACCGCCTCATATTGATTTACCTTGGAATCCCATTTTAATGGATGGTAGTACACTTTCCCATCAAAGAAATTAGTGTTTTTTTTCTCCCTTTTGAACAGATAGATCCCTTTATAGGTGTTGAAAACCATGGTCATCTCATCCCTTGAAATATCAGCACCTGTAGCTGCATCCATATAGTTCGCCATTCTAGATCCTTTTAAAAATTTAAATTCGCCTATATAGACTGCTGTATTAACACTTCCTGTATGGATATTTTTATCCATGAGACGGTAGATCCTAGTTTTTCCATATTCTTTATTTAGGATATAGATACTCTTATCTGCATAAAATACAGCTTCATTGTTTAGCTCTTCCCCACCCGGGAATCTAAATATTATCTTATCTATGTCATTTTTTTCCACTTTTTTCTGGTCTAACTCAGGTTCTTTAAACCTGTATAAAACATAATTTTTCCGAACAAGATTATCCCCAGTATCTGCCACTATTAAGTTCCCGCTTTTATCCCTGGCAATATCACCCCAATCCAGATTGGCTGCCCCATCTAAAAATACTTCGTGATGCTCCCCTGCTCCGTCACTGTCAAATCTAAATCCATGGATACTGGTTCTGGGAGTTTCATTATAATCCACTGAATCTCCGTGGGTCCAATAATAATCTTTTTTGTCCTCCGATAAAATTATCCCTGAGGACTCCTCTATCCCCATTTCCAATATATTGGCCGCAGATTCAGGTCCATTTTCCCTGTTATATAAGACCTCTCTTCTTGCTTGTATATATTGATACATTGCAAATACTAATACTATCCCAAGAAATATTAAAATTGTTTTTCTGAATATGTGTTTATTCTTTTTTCTTAACATCTTAACCTCCCTTCAGCAATAATTTTATTCATTTTTATTCATTATAACTTAAATAATAGACTTGTGCAAAAGTTGTTTAATAAAAAAATTAAGTAATAAAAAAGCGACAAGACCGAGACCTTATCGCTTAATTTCAATCAATTATAAAACTTCAATGTTTGAAGCTTGAGGACCTTTTGCACCTTCAGTTACGTCGAAAGTTACTTCTTCCCCTTCTTTTAAAGTTTTGAATCCTTCTTTGTTGATTTGAGAGAAATGTGCGAAATAATCGTTTCCATCCTCACCTTGAATAAATCCAAATCCTTTTTCTTCGTTGAACCATTTAACTGTACCTTTTAACATGTGTTGTACCTCCGTGTATTTTTTTCAGATAGAATCCTAGAATCCCATTAAATACAAACACACTTTGGTGGTATTAATGAAAGTTCTGCTTTGAGACATCTGTTTCTTCAATCAAGTATATTCTATTTATAACCTTTTGTCAACATTATCTACACCAATATTTTCTTATGTTTTTAAATTTTTTTTTAGAAATCACCTTATTTTTTTCGTATAAATTAGGTGCTCAATTCCATTATAATTTTTCTTCTCACTGAATAAAAAACCAAAATTAAGAAACATTTTTTTAGAGATATCATTCTCCTCCAAAATATAAGCTAAAATTAATTTCACATGATCTTTTTCAAATTTCAACTCCTCGATAGATTTCTCTATAAAGATTTTTCCCAGCCCTTTACCTCTATTTTCTTTATCTAAATATATACTGATTATAGATATCTCTCCATCTATCTCATATCTTATCTGACCTACGACCTTACCCTTTAGGTCTTTTACTACATAGATTAGATAATAGGGTGACTTCAGCCAAAATTCATACCACTTCTTATGCTTTTCCCACTCTGATTTCTCTGAATTAGGAGAATATTTTTTTACAAATTCCCTGTGGAGCAGATTATATATTCCGACAATATCGTCTTTTGTTGCTTTACTGATTATATAATTTACTTCCAAATGTCTATCCTCCAAAATTTAGTTTTTCTTATCCTGCTTACAGATGATTATACCATATTTTTTTTAGGAATATAATTTTTAAAATATTTCATAAAACAATTAGAAAGTGTTAAACTAACTATAAAACCATAACTATTAAATCTAAATGTGAGGTAAATTTATGAAAATTGGAGAATTTTCGAAAAAATATGACTTAAGTCCCGACACTATAAGATATTATATCCAGCTCGGACTTATCTTCCCTAAAAAAATTGGAAAACAAAATATTTTTTCTCTAGAAAACGAGATCGAATTAAAAAATCAAATTCAAAATCTCCTCATTCTATACACATAAAAAAAGGGGTTCCCATAGAGGGCATAGATCTTTTAGAATGTCCAAAATGTAATAGTAAATTTAATCTTTCTGCAACCCTCATTGAAAACTCTGAAATTTTAGAGGGTCTTTTTTCTTGTGATTGTGGTAAAATTCAAAATGAGCACGTTGGACTTCATTTAACTTCTGAAATATTGGGTAAAAAATATCCAAGGCTTAACCCAATAAAACTTAAAAATGATTTTATTCAACAGGGTTATAAAATAGAGTTTGAATTTTTAGGAGATGAAGATTTAGATGGTGGAGTTTTAAATTCTGCCATCATCGAAGTGAACAGAGTTAGAAATTTAGTTCTTTATGGAAAAAAGTGAAGTTAACTCCACTTTTTTCTTTTTTTTTATATTTTTTTATTAATTTAGACTATTGCAATGGAGTTTACTCTAGAAAGTATACTATATTTATAAAAGTATCTTAGGAGGAAGTTATGAAAAATAAAAACAGTGAAATTTTTAATTGGTATCTCTATTTCTTTTGTCAGCTGGTATCTAATTTAGGAACCATTATGCAAATGAGTGTTATCCCCCTCTTAATCTGGGATAAAACTAAATCTGGTGCTGCTATGGGTGTTATCACAGGAAGTTTATCCTTGCTTTACATCTTTATCTCATTTTTTTCTGGACTTTTAGCAGATAAATATCATAGAAAAAATATTTTAATAACCACTGATCTATTAAACGGAGTCATTATTATATTTTATTTAATTTTTGTTCCTGTCTTTTCTCTAAAAAGTTTAATTATCCTTATGGCAGTTCAAACTATTATTACAGCATTTTTTAACTCGGCAAATTCTGCTATGTTTTCTCAAATAGCCCCAAAAGATTCAATTGAAAAAGCTAACTCCTTGTTTACAACTGGCAGAAACTCTATTGCCATAATTGCTCCTGTCTTAGGGATCTATATTTATACAAAATATAGTTTTAATACTCTAATATTTATTAATATGTTATCCTTTCTCATTTCTGGTTTTTTAGAAATATTTTTAAAGGTAACAACTGTTAAAAACACACTCAAAGAAAAACAAAAAGGCTATAAGGAAGTTTTTGATTTTTTTAAAGTACACGATGTTATAAAAGACATAACTATTTTAAGTATCTTATTAAATCTCATCGTTGCTCCCCTTCTTGGAATTACACTTATATTCCTTATTAAAGATGGTGTAAAGATGCCAGATGCATATATAGGTTATCTCCAAAGTCTCATTCCTATAGGATTAATTCTCGGCAGTACATTTGTTTACAAATTTGGAGAAAGTCTTAATCTGCGAAAAAAATATTTAGATTTAATATTCTTTCAGTCAACTTTAATTTTAACATTTTATCTTTTTTTAGGATCCCTCTATCATTCCCATAGATTGATAGGAATTACATTCTTTGTCGGAATTATTATTTTTATATTTATTATCAACTCCACTATACTTATTCCTAATACATCTCTACTCCATTTGGTCGTTGATAACAAAATCAAAGGAAGGTATTTCACCCTTGTTTCTAGTTTAAAGATGGGATTAGTCCCTCTTATGGTTGCTATCATTGGATTTCTTCTAGATAAGATAGATATAAAACTCATTGCAATTACATTGGTTTCAATCTCTTTTATAGCACAATATTATTTTGTTAAATCAAAAAAATTAAAATTAAGATATTATCAATATCTTGAAATTTATAATTCTTCTAAATAAATAAAAAGTTAGGAAAATTTATATTTTCCTAACTTTTTTCTTCTAATTATTTAATTATCATCAATTCCTTAGTCGTATTATTCAAGATCTCATACCCGTCTTTTTTTACCACTACATCATCTTCTATCCTTACTCCTCCAAATCCGTCTATATAGATTCCAGGCTCAATAGTGATAACCATATTTTCTTCTAAGATAAAATCTTCAGCCTTTCCAGATACATTTGGCAGTTCATGAATTTCTAACCCTACCCCATGTCCCAATCCATGACCAAAATTTTCACCGTATCCCTTTGATGTTATGTGATCTCTGGCGATCTTATCCAATTCTCTGGTACTCACCCCTACCTTTACTGCATCTATTGCTTTTAACTGTGCTTCTAAAACTGTGTTATATATCTCCAGGTGTTTCTCGCTGGGCTGATCTCCAAAATAAACTGTTCTTGTCATATCCGAAGCATACCCATTATAAAAACATCCAAAATCAAATTTTACAAACCCATCCCTGTCTATTTTCTTCTCACTGGCTACCCCATGAGGCATAGCAGATCTGTAATTAGAAGCAATAATCGTATCAAATGACGGTCCCTCAGCTCCTAATTTTTTCATCTCATATTCCAGTTCGGTTTTTATATCATTTTCTACTGCCCCTTCTTTTATTAAAGGCAGTATCTTTGCAAAAGCTTTATCAGCTATGTCTGCAGCTTTTTTAATATTTTTAACCTCTGCCTCTGTTTTCACCAT comes from the Psychrilyobacter piezotolerans genome and includes:
- a CDS encoding cold-shock protein, which gives rise to MLKGTVKWFNEEKGFGFIQGEDGNDYFAHFSQINKEGFKTLKEGEEVTFDVTEGAKGPQASNIEVL
- a CDS encoding M24 family metallopeptidase codes for the protein MKLRKLMEEKSLDGILITDLVNLRYFTGFTGTTGIALATEKGRYFLVDFRYVAQANDEVVPNGFEVVVIERPATNKINEILKEENIKKLGIEDQNVSLAEYNDYVEKFKGLEFVSLGDSFTRIRMVKTEAEVKNIKKAADIADKAFAKILPLIKEGAVENDIKTELEYEMKKLGAEGPSFDTIIASNYRSAMPHGVASEKKIDRDGFVKFDFGCFYNGYASDMTRTVYFGDQPSEKHLEIYNTVLEAQLKAIDAVKVGVSTRELDKIARDHITSKGYGENFGHGLGHGVGLEIHELPNVSGKAEDFILEENMVITIEPGIYIDGFGGVRIEDDVVVKKDGYEILNNTTKELMIIK
- a CDS encoding MFS transporter, translating into MKNKNSEIFNWYLYFFCQLVSNLGTIMQMSVIPLLIWDKTKSGAAMGVITGSLSLLYIFISFFSGLLADKYHRKNILITTDLLNGVIIIFYLIFVPVFSLKSLIILMAVQTIITAFFNSANSAMFSQIAPKDSIEKANSLFTTGRNSIAIIAPVLGIYIYTKYSFNTLIFINMLSFLISGFLEIFLKVTTVKNTLKEKQKGYKEVFDFFKVHDVIKDITILSILLNLIVAPLLGITLIFLIKDGVKMPDAYIGYLQSLIPIGLILGSTFVYKFGESLNLRKKYLDLIFFQSTLILTFYLFLGSLYHSHRLIGITFFVGIIIFIFIINSTILIPNTSLLHLVVDNKIKGRYFTLVSSLKMGLVPLMVAIIGFLLDKIDIKLIAITLVSISFIAQYYFVKSKKLKLRYYQYLEIYNSSK
- a CDS encoding MerR family DNA-binding transcriptional regulator: MKIGEFSKKYDLSPDTIRYYIQLGLIFPKKIGKQNIFSLENEIELKNQIQNLLILYT
- a CDS encoding nucleoside-specific channel-forming Tsx family protein, encoding MRKALLGLTLLTTGLVANAEHYSQDINKNDDLFFNFKIMHGEDQKNPFGQQDDTYLELEFGGRKGILDLYGYVDLKNFAGSTDDDSYGGDNFFAEIKPRFSIDGMTGKDLSIGPFKEWYISTWIKAGDSGAFGGLWHNGIGLGTDVEVPWFGTTGLSLLSTYKREDFGSSAEGHWDGYSLQWNWFKPLHFFENGSFVSYQGYVTYDFGADKIAEDAGRTKDSLQWYNGIYWHNSDWAIGYGLKVFNNMANFDDGSSATGVKQETSGVGHYFDIGYKF
- a CDS encoding GNAT family N-acetyltransferase; translation: MEVNYIISKATKDDIVGIYNLLHREFVKKYSPNSEKSEWEKHKKWYEFWLKSPYYLIYVVKDLKGKVVGQIRYEIDGEISIISIYLDKENRGKGLGKIFIEKSIEELKFEKDHVKLILAYILEENDISKKMFLNFGFLFSEKKNYNGIEHLIYTKKIR